Below is a window of Gilliamella sp. ESL0405 DNA.
CCCGGTGATATTCCGCCGCAAGTGGGAAATATCACACAATTAACAATTAATAAAAAAGCTGCTGAACGACAAGGAATCACATTGTCAGAAGAGGTGTTAAAATCAGCAGAAAATATTATTGAAAAATAACTGTTTATTCTTATTAACTAAACCGCCAATTTTGGCGGTTACTTTTAATGGATCTTTTCATGTCTTTTGAATTTTTATTAGGCTCAATTGGAATTGGACTTATTTATGCCCTTGTGAGTTTAGGTGTATTTATCTCCTTCCGTTTACTTGATTTTCCCGATTTAACCGCTGATGCAAGCTTTCCGCTAGGGGGCGCAGTTTGTGGATTATGTATCTATGTTGGTATCGATCCATGGATTGCAACCTTGCTTGGTATGCTTGCTGGCTGCTTAGCGGGTGCGATGACAGGTTTACTGTACGTTAAACTCAATATTTTACAATTACTCTCAAGTATTATAGTGATGATTGGGCTTTATTCGATCAATCTGCGGATCTTAGGTATTGGTCCATATGTTATGGGTGAAACACCTAGATTAGCAGGCTCACCAAATCTTTCATTATTGGATGCTAAAACAATATTCTCGCCATTTATTGCGGAAGATTATAGTAATCAATACATCGTACAACCTTTAATGGTACTTGCTTTTGTTGTGGTATTTTGGGTATTACTGAATCTATTTTTAAATACTCAAAAAGGTTTAGCATTAAGGGCGACCGGTACAAATCCCCGAATGGCAAAATCGCAAGGAATTCCAACCGGCAGTATCACTATTCTTGGCATGGCAATATCCAATGGTCTAATCGCATTAGGCGGCTCTTTATTTGTTCAAACTCAAGGTGGTGCCGATATTACTATAGGTGTTGGAACAATTGTGATAGGTCTTGCTTCGATTATTATTGGTGAAAGTATCTTTCCAACCAAACGTATATGGGCAGTGATGCTAGCGGTTATTTTTGGCTCTATTTTATATCGTTTATTTATTGCCTTTGCCCTTAGCAATCAATTCTTACAAGATATTGGCGTTGGAACGGAAGATTTAAATCTTATTACAGCAATTTTAGTTGTCCTTGCGCTGGTGTTACCTAAGCAGTTGCAAAAACGTTCAAAGAAAAGAGGAAGTTAACATGATTAAGGTTAGCGATATACAATTAACTTTTAATCAAGGAACACCGATTGAAAATCATGTTTTACGAGGATTAAATCTTAACGTCCGCAAAGGTGAATTTGTTACTATTATTGGTAGTAATGGTGCAGGTAAAAGCTCGTTACTTAATGTTATAAGTGGTGATTTATTTGCTGATTCAGGACATATTATTATCAACGATCAGGATGTTACCCGTTGCCCAGCTTGGAAAAGAGCGGGTATGGTTGCCCGAGTTTTTCAAGATCCTATGGTCGGTACTTGTGAGAACTTAACTATAGAAGAAAATCTAGCCATTGCTTATAACCGTGGTCATAGATTTAGATTAATCCCGGCATTAAATGGTAAACTTCGTGCAATTTTTAAAGAC
It encodes the following:
- a CDS encoding ABC transporter permease, which translates into the protein MSFEFLLGSIGIGLIYALVSLGVFISFRLLDFPDLTADASFPLGGAVCGLCIYVGIDPWIATLLGMLAGCLAGAMTGLLYVKLNILQLLSSIIVMIGLYSINLRILGIGPYVMGETPRLAGSPNLSLLDAKTIFSPFIAEDYSNQYIVQPLMVLAFVVVFWVLLNLFLNTQKGLALRATGTNPRMAKSQGIPTGSITILGMAISNGLIALGGSLFVQTQGGADITIGVGTIVIGLASIIIGESIFPTKRIWAVMLAVIFGSILYRLFIAFALSNQFLQDIGVGTEDLNLITAILVVLALVLPKQLQKRSKKRGS